A single window of Oncorhynchus keta strain PuntledgeMale-10-30-2019 chromosome 34, Oket_V2, whole genome shotgun sequence DNA harbors:
- the LOC118366861 gene encoding interleukin-1 receptor type 1-like → MLWEFYICFLNMTLLLHLSLGQEHQGAVEVHYISAGHFFQLKCSDDDDAEARTAVTWSRGGNQTLNATSGVEVRGEVLWFLPTHTSHNGHYTCESKYPTGSWEMKFVLSVDPGPCPVPAENRTVSHGMSEVVFCRQQDVLSLDPTAHIRWFKDCSPVDKHGETIIEEDCPKRLRLVNATESHAGVYTCLVEFSLQGRNYTATHSTQLKVNKENVPLKPQVTYPRKETFTVEPGSRVELVCSAFLGVGEGTESESSMFWTVDGRHTDHIEQLNVTKTTILPRSSGVYGRSTLSIYEVRPEFLNVTISCIARNAVGRDIGFLWLQPANHSGFYTCLCLCLAFSMVVLGVSMCCLFKVDLVLAYRRLLPLVSKKRAPDGKLYDAYVSYVHGDGLSRAEMFALQVLPEVLERRYGYTLFVSGRDDLPGEAIHDVTSETMRRSRRLIIILSAQSASPLHPKMDPEDQLPLHQSLQDCPSYDQQIGLYDALIQDGLRVVLVEIDGKVDYTSLPKSLHYIRRKQGALRWRRPSSGKSSSTASPNGHFWKCLRYHMPFKPKGALKPQPTPGINCSIELY, encoded by the exons AACACCAGGGGGCCGTAGAGGTCCACTACATCAGTGCAGGTCACTTCTTCCAGCTGAAGTGTAGTGATGACGATGACGCTGAGGCCCGAACCGCTGTGACCTGGAGTAGAGGGGGGAACCAGACCCTTAACGCGACCTCTGGGGTGGAGGTCAGAGGAGAGGTTCTGTGGTTTCTACCTACCCACACCTCCCATAACGGACACTACACTTGTGAGAGCAA GTACCCCACTGGATCGTGGGAGATGAAGTTTGTTTTGTCTGTGGACCCTGGACCCTGTCCTGTCCCAGCTGAGAACAGGACTGTATCCCATGGGATGAGTGAAGTGGTGTTCTGCAGACAGCAGGATGTCCTCAGTCTAGACCCCACAGCACACATCCGATGGTTCAAG GACTGTAGTCCTGTCGACAAGCATGGAGAGACGATCATTGAAGAAGATTGTCCGAAGAGGCTCCGGTTGGTCAATGCTACTGAGAGCCATGCTGGAGTTTATACCTGCCTGGTAGAGTTCTCTCTGCAGGGGAGAAACTACACCGCCACCCACAGCACTCAGCTTAAAGTCAACAAAG AAAATGTCCCGTTGAAACCCCAAGTAACCTATCCCAGAAAAGAAACCTTTACGGTTGAACCAG GCTCAAGAGTAGAGCTGGTGTGTTCAGCGTTTCTAGGGGTTGGTGAAGGTACAGAGTCAGAGAGCTCTATGTTCTGGACGGTAGATGGAAGACATACTGACCACATAGAACAGCTCAACGTGACAAAGACAACAAT CCTTCCTAGGAGTAGTGGGGTCTATGGCCGGTCCACTCTGTCTATCTATGAGGTCCGTCCTGAGTTCCTCAACGTGACCATCAGCTGCATCGCCAGGAACGCCGTGGGTCGGGACATAGGGTTTCTGTGGCTCCAACCAG CCAATCACAGTGGTTTCTACACATGCCTGTGTCTCTGCCTGGCCTTTTCTATGGTCGTTCTTGGAGTATCGATGTGCTGCCTCTTTAAAGTGGACCTGGTGCTGGCCTATAGGAGACTCCTCCCCCTAGTGTCCAAAAAGAGAG CACCAGATGGAAAGCTGTATGATGCCTATGTCAGTTATGTCCATGGTGATGGGTTGTCCAGGGCAGAGATGTTTGCTCTGCAGGTTCTACCTGAGGTGTTGGAGAGACGATACGGATACACACTTTTTGTCAGTGGCCGGGATGACCTCCCTGgggaag CGATCCATGATGTCACCTCAGAGACAATGCGGAGAAGCAGACGACTCATCATCATCCTGTCAGCCCAGAGTGCATCCCCTCTACACCCCAAAATGGATCCTGAGGACCAGTTACCACTGCACCAGAGCCTGCAGGACTGCCCTAGCTACGACCAGCAGATTGGCCTGTACGACGCTTTGATCCAAGATGGCCTCCGGGTTGTCCTGGTGGAGATAGATGGCAAGGTGGACTACACTTCCCTGCCCAAGTCACTGCACTATATCAGGAGGAAGCAGGGAGCTCTGAGGTGGAGGAGGCCCAGCTCTGGAAAGAGCAGCTCCACTGCATCCCCTAATGGCCACTTCTGGAAGTGTCTGAGATACCACATGCCCTTCAAGCCCAAAGGGGCTCTGAAACCACAGCCAACACCTGGGATAAACTGTAGTATAGAACTGTATTAG